One window from the genome of Methylomarinovum caldicuralii encodes:
- a CDS encoding ExbD/TolR family protein, whose translation MRRLRQDSETESHIDISPLIDVVFILLIFFVVTTTFVKDMNLEIERPSAASASLAPSKAVRIYIDSQGQVYIDNQPVRVWMVQSRVRGLLHEGADSVLVVTDEKVPSGRLVEVVDQARLAGAKNVGVATEQEAG comes from the coding sequence ATGCGTAGATTGAGACAGGATAGCGAAACCGAAAGCCACATCGACATCTCGCCTCTGATCGATGTGGTGTTCATCTTGCTGATCTTCTTTGTGGTGACCACCACTTTCGTCAAGGACATGAATCTGGAGATCGAGCGACCTTCCGCAGCCAGCGCCTCGTTGGCGCCGAGCAAGGCGGTACGGATCTATATCGACAGCCAGGGGCAGGTCTATATCGACAATCAACCGGTACGGGTCTGGATGGTGCAAAGCCGGGTTCGTGGCCTCCTCCACGAAGGCGCAGATAGTGTCCTGGTGGTCACGGATGAAAAAGTACCGTCCGGCCGTCTGGTGGAGGTGGTGGACCAGGCCCGCTTGGCGGGCGCCAAAAACGTCGGCGTCGCGACCGAGCAGGAGGCGGGGTGA
- a CDS encoding energy transducer TonB, which yields MKVIQLQPEFQPRWRLWSAALLSAVVGTTAVMTLVVWMNEAAKAPDRQHRQHFTPLDVAPPKPKPKPKPKPKPRKRVERKRLKPVPTPDLGAALSGIDFGLPDVGLEFGADDSLLGNTNVDAMTQETVDQPPQVISTAPFRYPPQAKKKGIQGYVILSLLIDESGSVVEAEVLESSPPGIFDASALEGIRRWRFSPARYQGKPVKTWVQQKIVFQLG from the coding sequence GTGAAGGTGATTCAGCTGCAGCCTGAATTCCAACCCCGCTGGCGTTTATGGAGTGCGGCGCTGCTGAGCGCCGTGGTCGGCACCACTGCCGTCATGACGCTGGTGGTCTGGATGAACGAGGCCGCCAAGGCCCCTGACCGGCAGCACCGGCAGCATTTCACCCCCCTGGACGTGGCGCCCCCCAAACCGAAACCCAAACCGAAACCCAAGCCCAAGCCACGCAAGCGTGTCGAACGTAAGCGTTTGAAGCCGGTTCCCACGCCCGATCTGGGTGCGGCCCTGTCGGGCATCGACTTCGGCCTCCCCGATGTCGGCCTGGAATTTGGCGCCGACGACAGCCTGCTCGGCAACACCAATGTGGATGCCATGACGCAGGAAACGGTCGACCAACCGCCACAGGTAATTTCAACCGCACCATTCCGGTATCCGCCGCAGGCCAAGAAAAAGGGCATTCAAGGTTACGTGATATTGTCCCTGTTGATCGACGAAAGCGGCAGCGTCGTGGAAGCGGAGGTACTGGAATCCTCACCGCCCGGCATCTTCGATGCCAGCGCCCTGGAAGGCATCCGGCGTTGGCGTTTCTCGCCGGCCCGTTACCAGGGCAAACCGGTCAAAACCTGGGTCCAGCAGAAAATCGTCTTCCAACTGGGATAA
- a CDS encoding MotA/TolQ/ExbB proton channel family protein, which translates to MTHLLAYLEAGGWVMPLLGSTLFLLWLIIGYRFMLLQRGTRTEIEQLCRQILQGKTPRGHGILPCTCRLAAEIVQRDPSRFSALDTLFYAVRKRLARFETTAKALVVIAPLLGLLGTVSGMIETFDSLAEMALFRQSGGIAGGISKALFTTQMGLAVAIPGYFLLAVLQRRRKNLESDLLKLQDLLHESLHENSHA; encoded by the coding sequence ATGACGCATCTGCTGGCCTATCTGGAGGCCGGCGGCTGGGTGATGCCGCTTTTGGGCTCAACCCTCTTTCTCCTTTGGTTAATCATCGGTTATCGCTTCATGCTGCTGCAACGCGGCACCCGTACCGAGATTGAGCAACTGTGCCGGCAGATTCTGCAGGGGAAAACGCCCCGCGGGCATGGAATACTCCCCTGCACGTGCCGCCTGGCGGCCGAGATCGTTCAGCGTGACCCCAGCCGCTTCAGTGCACTGGATACCCTGTTTTATGCGGTGCGCAAACGGCTGGCGCGCTTTGAAACGACCGCCAAGGCACTGGTGGTGATCGCGCCCCTGTTGGGGTTGCTAGGCACCGTTTCCGGCATGATCGAGACTTTCGATTCACTGGCGGAGATGGCCCTCTTCCGCCAGTCAGGGGGAATCGCCGGCGGGATCTCCAAAGCGCTGTTCACCACCCAGATGGGGCTGGCGGTGGCGATTCCGGGCTATTTCCTCCTGGCGGTGCTGCAACGGCGCCGCAAGAACCTGGAGAGCGATCTGCTCAAGCTGCAAGATCTGCTTCACGAATCCCTGCACGAGAACAGTCATGCGTAG